The following proteins are encoded in a genomic region of Xanthomonas cassavae CFBP 4642:
- a CDS encoding phage virion morphogenesis protein has product MDELTALETWAAPLLARLQEGERRKLARKIGTALRRSQSQRIGKQQAPDGTPYAPRKEQLRDKAGRVKRKKMFAKLRQAKYFKVSASPNAVSVGFMGRVSRIAHVHQEGLTEQVRPGGPRARYEKRVLLGLTANDRGQVRAMLIEHLSQ; this is encoded by the coding sequence ATGGATGAGCTGACCGCGCTGGAGACCTGGGCCGCACCGCTGCTGGCGCGCCTGCAGGAGGGCGAGCGGCGCAAGCTGGCCCGCAAGATCGGCACCGCGCTACGGCGATCACAGAGCCAGCGCATCGGCAAGCAGCAAGCGCCCGATGGCACACCATATGCACCGCGCAAAGAGCAGTTGCGAGACAAAGCTGGCAGAGTCAAACGCAAGAAGATGTTCGCCAAGCTGCGACAGGCCAAATACTTCAAGGTCAGTGCAAGCCCCAACGCCGTGAGCGTGGGGTTTATGGGGCGCGTGTCGCGCATTGCGCACGTACATCAAGAGGGACTGACTGAGCAGGTCCGGCCTGGCGGCCCCAGGGCACGTTATGAAAAACGCGTGCTATTGGGATTGACTGCCAACGACCGTGGGCAGGTCCGCGCCATGCTCATCGAGCATCTGAGTCAGTAA
- a CDS encoding baseplate assembly protein, with protein sequence MASFTAVDLSKLQAPDLIEALDFETIFVEALAQFRRLMPEFSALTEADPVYKLLQLFAARELLIRQRANDKAQQTMLAFATGTNLDHLGALFGVGRLVLDPGQPANGIAPTLESDLDFRRRIQLAPEGFSVAGPEGAYIYHALSASADVMDASATSPAPGQVLVTVQSRTGDGTAPQELLDEVAAVLTDADVRPLTDEVAVRSAQIVPYAIRGRVYTYAGPDSAVVMREALRSLQAYLAEAHRIGRDVPESAIKAKLFVDGVQRVELDSPAADIRISRTQAAYCTVIDIVHAGIDE encoded by the coding sequence ATGGCCTCCTTCACCGCCGTCGATCTATCGAAACTCCAAGCACCAGATCTGATCGAAGCGCTGGACTTTGAGACGATCTTCGTGGAAGCGCTGGCTCAGTTCCGCCGCCTGATGCCTGAATTCTCCGCACTTACCGAAGCAGACCCGGTCTACAAGCTCCTGCAGCTGTTCGCCGCCCGCGAGCTGCTTATCCGCCAACGCGCCAACGACAAGGCACAGCAGACCATGCTCGCCTTCGCCACCGGTACCAACCTCGATCATCTGGGTGCGCTATTCGGTGTCGGGCGTCTGGTGCTCGATCCTGGCCAACCTGCAAACGGCATCGCACCGACCCTTGAATCGGACTTGGACTTCCGCCGCCGTATCCAGCTCGCACCCGAGGGCTTCAGCGTTGCCGGCCCCGAGGGCGCGTACATCTATCACGCACTCAGCGCGTCCGCAGATGTCATGGACGCCAGCGCGACCAGCCCCGCGCCTGGGCAAGTGCTGGTCACCGTGCAGTCGCGCACAGGCGATGGCACCGCGCCGCAGGAACTGCTGGACGAAGTAGCTGCGGTGCTCACTGATGCCGACGTGCGCCCCCTGACCGACGAGGTGGCGGTACGAAGCGCTCAGATCGTCCCGTACGCCATTCGCGGGCGCGTCTATACCTATGCGGGCCCAGACTCGGCGGTGGTCATGCGCGAGGCGCTACGCAGCCTGCAGGCCTATCTTGCCGAGGCACACCGTATCGGCCGCGACGTCCCCGAGTCCGCCATCAAGGCCAAGTTGTTCGTCGATGGCGTGCAGCGTGTTGAGCTGGACTCGCCTGCAGCCGACATCCGGATCAGCCGCACCCAGGCCGCCTACTGCACCGTGATCGACATCGTGCACGCCGGCATCGATGAGTAG
- a CDS encoding phage tail protein, protein MIKPASLRAHLVAALPDLARDADRLLVFIDAGSLVSTFQPGLSFEYQYTLNLILTDYAGHPDSVMLPLLQWVQVNQSELLSNTSRRGEIAFEADILANDAVDLSIKLPLTERVVVTAKDGGGYDITHAPEPVIDPTWMS, encoded by the coding sequence ATGATCAAGCCCGCCAGCCTGCGCGCGCATCTGGTCGCTGCATTGCCAGACCTGGCACGCGATGCCGACCGGCTGCTGGTGTTCATCGACGCCGGCAGCCTGGTCAGCACGTTCCAGCCGGGGCTGTCGTTCGAGTACCAGTACACGCTCAACCTGATCTTGACCGACTACGCCGGCCACCCCGACAGCGTGATGCTGCCGCTGCTGCAATGGGTGCAGGTCAACCAGTCCGAGCTGCTGTCCAATACGTCGCGACGCGGCGAGATCGCCTTCGAGGCCGATATCCTCGCCAACGATGCCGTGGATCTGTCGATCAAGTTGCCGCTGACCGAGCGCGTGGTCGTGACGGCGAAAGATGGCGGCGGCTATGACATCACCCATGCACCCGAGCCGGTGATTGATCCGACATGGATGAGCTGA